Within Microcebus murinus isolate Inina chromosome 8, M.murinus_Inina_mat1.0, whole genome shotgun sequence, the genomic segment aaagaacacTGTTAAGAAAGTAAAGTGCGGCCCagcgtggtgactcacacctgtaatcctagcactctgggaggctgaggtgtgaggatcactcaaggtcaggagttcaagaccagcccgaggaagagaccccatctctactaaaaatggaaagaaattaattagccaactaaaaatatatagaaaaaattagctgggcatggtggcacatgcctgtagtcccagctatttgggatgctgaggcagaaggattccttgagcccaggtgtttgaggttgctgtgagctaggctgatgccatggcactctagcccaggcaacagagtgagactctgactcagaaaaaaaaaaagaaagtaaagtgcATTTCTAtctgaaatcattaaaaaagaaagtaaagtgcaaagataacctacagaatgggagacaatatttttGAAAGTCCTATTTCTGATAAGGGCctggtatccagaatatataaacaattatcACAACTCAACAATTgaaagacaaataactcaatttagaaatgagcaaaggatttgaatagacattttgcCAAAGATGACACagaaatgaccaataaacacatgaaaagatgctgtaTTATTAGGTAAATGCAGATCAAGATCACAATGAAAATTAGTCCAGGGTTGTTGGTTATCGTTAAGCTGATTAACATTGTCTCCCCCACAACTGCttgattagaaaaagaaaaaagaagaaaaaaacacaatgagaatggataaacaaaaggtggtatagacatacaatgaaatattacatagccatgaaaggaaatgaagttctgatacatgctacaatgtagATGAACCTTTGAAATCTAGCAtgtattatgctgagtgaaataagccagacacaaaagatactgtatgattccacttatatgaaatatctagtgtgagtaaattcatagagacagtaAGTAGAGGTTGCTCAGGGGTTAGGGGTGTAGGGAATTAGTGCTTAATGGTTATGTAGCTTCTGTTTGGGAATTGGaaacagtggtgatggttgcacaatagtgtgattaattaattaatgccactgattaagtaattaatgccactgaactctacatttaaaaaatggcaaattttatattatatatatatttaccacagttttaaaaaatgtgtaaaacattAATTGCCTTGTGAGTTGTAGTTAACTcatactagttttgagcccagggccttgtgaagcaaaacctagacaaaaccctgcagttggtttgtgaaaatcttacttgttgatgttcttattgttataatttatattcaaaatttaattctaaaaacgtggattaaatgaatagaggTCAGtaacaaattttcattaaattagagtggatcatttgattttcaaagtttttattctatttttgtaataaaacaccatggccctaaggaaaaaaattcttttttctagcaaggcaatgtattaaataaaaccTCCAAACCCCACAATGGCATATATACTTCACACTCACTATAATggctaaaatataaaagagagacCAATAACAGGTATTGGCCAGGATGTGGAAAATTAGAACCCTCTTACAATGCTGATGGGATTGTAAATTGCTGTGGCTACTTGGGAATAGTTTTGAAGTTccttaaaatgataaacaaagagttaccatatgacctagcaattccactctttgatatataccccaaaatgaaaacacgtctacacaaagacttgtacatgaatattcacagtCACATTATTTATGATagtcaaaaaatggaaacaattaaatgtccattaactgaaaatggataaacaaaatgtgttacaATCATCCTTCAGTATCCTCAGGatactggttccaggacccccataAATACAGAGGTCCACGGATGCtaaagtcccttatataaaatggtgttacatataacctatgcatatcttCCTatatactttatcttttttttttttttatttaaaatgttttttttttgtagagatgaggtctcaccatgttgcctgggttggccttgaactcctggcctcaagcatccctccttcctcagcctcccagagttctgggattacaggagtgccTGGCcactcctgtatactttaaatcatctctagattacttataatacttagtaaaatgtaaatgcttcaTAAATAGTTggaatactgtattttaaaatttgtatgtttttaattatagttactgttatgttttttttttaaatatttgtgatcTGTGATTGGTTGAATCTGTAGATGTAGAGGGTTCACTGTATATGCATAGTATAGGCTATTATTCAgctatgaaaaggaatgaaatatgtAAAGGGAGAGACATATATAGCATTTTGTAgatattgaaaacattaaaaagtttttgaggccaggcgtggtggctcacgcctgtaatcctagctctctgggaggctgaggcgggcagatcgtttgagttcaggagttcgaaaccaacctgagcaagagcgagaccctgtctctactataaatagaaagaaatgaaaagactctgtctcaaaataaatagatagaatAGATAGTTTTTGAGTTAAGAAAAGGTAtggactgggcgtggtggctcacgcctgtaatcctagcactctgggaggcctaggcgggcagattgctcgaggtcaggagttcgaaccagcctgagcaagagcaagaccttgtctctactataaatagaaagaaattaattggccaactaatatatatagaaaaaattagccgggcatggtggcacacgcctgtagtcccagctactcaggagactgaggcagtaggattgcttgagccacggagttcgaggttgctgtgagctaggctgacgccatggcactcactctagcctgggcaacaaagcgagactctgtctcaaaaaaaaaaaaaagaaaaggtatgaagtactgattcatgctacTCCATGGATGAGCTTTGATAACATAAATGACACAAAGCAGACATAAAATGCCACATATTATCTTattccattttaatgaaatatccagaataggcaaatcctgTGAGGCAGAAAGTAGATTGATTTGTTGTTGCTTAGGGCTAGGGGTAAGAAAGAATGGAAAGTGACTGCTAATTGgttcagggtttctttttgaggtgatgaaagtGTTCTGGAATTGGTGATGATTGCATAAttttgtgaatgtactaaaaactactgaatttaataaaagattaattttatggcatatgaattatatcttaatttaaaaagacaaaaaaaaatagcccaCTAATAATTTTGTGTGAATTACTGgtttaaatagtaatattttttatatagtgggatatataaattattaaaattaatttcacctgtttatttttactttttaaatgtatctgcTAGAATTAAGTGTGTGGCTTACATTAtatagttgatccttgaacaatgtggggtggggaggttaGGGGTGCCAGCCTTCCTCACAGTCAAAACTTTGCATTTAACTTTGACTCCCTCAGAACTTAACTACTAAAAACCTACTGTTGATAAGAAGTCCTGCTAGTGACATAATAGTCGATAAACACGTACtttgtatgttacatgtattatatcAATGAAGGaagctaaggaaaaaaatgttattaagaaaattataaggggccaggtgtggtggctcacacctgtaatcctagcactctgggaggctgaggtagaaggattgtttgagctcaggagttcaggaccatcctgatcaagagcaagaccctatctctactaaaaatagaaaaattaaccaggcacagTGACATGCACCTGtggacccagctactcgggaggctgaggtgggaggatcgcagagcccatgagtttgaggttgcagtgagctattataatgccactgcattctagtcagggagacagagcaagactgtttaCTGGTTTTGCAATGATACAATAAGTTTCATTATTTCTGATAAATGGAATAGGATAAGacagatttattaaaatataaaaaaactctgaaaattcatgttaaaattcaAAGTTGATTGAGGAGAAAGTTCTTTAGAAAGCTGCTAGATTGGTAATAGAGTGCCAGGAACATAATGAGGGATATTTTCTAGGATGGAAGAAGGTACTAATCCCTAGAGATATTTGTGAAGGGAAGGAGGCTTTTGAACTGCTTGGTAAAGTATAAATCATTAGATAGGAATCAGTATATCTGTGTTACTATTTTTGAATCCTTCTTCTTACCTGTGTGATCTTGCATAAGTCATTGACCattcaaagcctcagtttcctcatttgtaaagtcaGACAGGTTCTTTCCATCTCTAAGCAGTGTTTTTTCTAGGTACAATTTTGGGAATAAAAATGGGAGACTGATTCATGTATCATCTAGAATCTTGATATTATAGGTCATGGGGATAATAAGGCCTTATTTATTGATCTAACATTGTATTTTACAGTTATTCGGAAGTTTTGAGGGACTTTTTCCTTAGCAGATGCTCGTGTCTTTGGAATAAAGCAcccatataataaatatacataatctaaGAGGTAGAGCATTTTGTTGCTaccttttcatattctttcttttgcagTGTCCTGCTATAGACTATACAAGACACACACTTGATGGTGCTGCATGTCTTCTgaatagcaataaatattttcccagcaggtaaacaaaacttttaaacatggtattaaattttttagatgtaatttaaaagattgtttttgtttgtttgaacaaACAGCTCAGATTGTAAAAAGATTgatgttttaaaactaaaattaagttGGCTGGTTaatgtattctttaatttttttcttttcagctgatGTATATTTGGCTTGTTCATATTATTAGGGTTGTGATTAAACAATATGACTTTGATCCCAGAACTCACAGGCCAGTTCAATTTAAGGCTAGTCCCTGCTGCTATGTGTCACTCTGCAGGGCTTTCCCTCTCCTGTTTAGAGTTTGAATATTTACATGATTGCTCACTTGAATCTCGTGATAGTCAGATTCAGTCTCCCTATATATAGCATGTGTAAAGAGCAGACTTGCCTAAGTTAGACTACTTGTTTTTGAAGAATTCTTTATCCTTGCCTATAGAATTTAAAGACCTGGAAAGAAACTGTGCATGTAATGTATTATTGGTGAAGTTTGTGACTGACTTGTATTCTATATTTGTTGCCAGGTAGACGgatttggaaatgttttcttcaaatatgaTTAGCTCCAAAGAGctcatataaaatatgtttttaaaaattggtttttgCCTCAATgttctatatttacatatttaaaaaatcacaaatatgcaATTtgatttctaaaagtaaaaatctaGTTCTGTagaataaaacattcttttcagTAGTTTTAATCACCTCTAGTAGACAGAGTATTAATGTTATAAACATATGTTTTAGTAAGTTTTGATTGTTAGGGATTCCTTTTAACTGCATTAAATAAGCTAAGTGCAGCAGTTcaacctgtaattccagctactcagcaggctatGGCAAGAGACTTGCTTgatgtgccactgtactccagccttggtgacagaggaataccccatctcttaaaaaagaaaaaaaaaactttaacaaaGTTTCAAAACTGTAATGTTCAGCTGGTCATGgtagcccatgcctgtaatcccagtactttgggaggccaagaaaggaagattgcttgatgccaggagttcaagatcagcctaggcaacagagaccctgaatctacaaaaaataaaaaatataaaaagttagaCATGGTggcccacctgtagtcctagctactcaggaagctgaggcaggagtatcccttgagcccaggagtttgaggttgctgtgagctatgatcatgccacagtACTCCAGCCTAAGTGACAGTCAacagaccctttctcaaaaaaaaaaaaaaaaaaaatctgtaatgtcAAATTTTATGTAGTCACTGTGGTTAGGTAAAAAGAACACTGGCACAGGAATGTGAAGCAGGAGTTCCAGGCACTTACTGTGAACTTAGACTAGTCACTTATTTTCCCTAGGTGTCAATTACCACACTTGTGAATTGAGAAGATTGGACTATATTGTGCCTAAGAGTCTATCCAGTTCCTTGAATCTAtggtttcttttctaattttagggTTAGCATAAAGGAATCATCTGTAGCAAAACTAGGATCAGTATGCCGTAggatttacagaatattttcacatgcttattttcATCACCGGCAGATATTTGATGAATATGAAGTAAGTATATATCACTAATTGTCTTCATGTATTCTTATCAGAATGACAATAATATATgttgatattatttttagtttttaaatttggatagtaaaataacatattttttcttcctttctgcagAATGAAACATTTTTGTGTCATCGGTTTACTAAGTTTGtgatgaaatataatttgatgTCCAAGGATAACCTGATTGTACCAATTTTAGAAGAGGAAGTTCAGAATTCAGTTTCTGGGGAAAGTGAAGCATGAAGGGaatcatatagaaaaatgtaCTGATCACATAATTAACATTAATTATGTActgtatatatatcattttagacACATCAATCATGTATCCATATTATAGCTTCTTCGTTTAGTATAGGATTTTGTATGCTgtgtttgccttttaaaatgggaaatactTTTTAAGTTATTCATAAGCTGTATATTCACTGGTGTGGCACTCATGGTTTTTAAATAAGATTAGTATTATCTGTTTATAATGCCTGTTAATAAAAGAATTTACAGTTTGGTAAAATTGCTGCTAAACAATCATTGGATCACAATCCTCATCAAATAAACCCATCTATAAAAAGATGAGTGAGCTTGAGGTTTCACACAAGccatttactaaagagatagtaatgttttcctttgattttacCCCTGAGTTTAGATATTCTAGAAAATTCTGTAGTACATACTTCCATCTTAACTATTAACTTTCCCAAAATGAggtaaaagtgttttaaaaatctgtttatagTTTTTGGTATGCATATATGATTATGTGTATATCcgaatataaaatgcaaatgaagcaTTAGTAATACTTAATCTTACTATGCTACAATAAAGTATATTCCAGGCCAGCATACTTGGAAAGGATTTACCTTTCTGCAACAGTGAACTTTTACATACAAGATGATGATAAGGCACGTAAATAATGTTCCCACTGGAAACCTGCTCTGTCTTCCCTTTCCCATTTCCCTTAACCTTTTCAAACTATGTTAGCTGAGAAGC encodes:
- the HSPE1 gene encoding 10 kDa heat shock protein, mitochondrial isoform X2 yields the protein MVMAEGTAVLRRNRPGTKAQYIQQNIRADCSNIDKILEPPEGQDEGVWKYEHLRQFCLELNGLAVKLQSECHPDTCTQMTATEQWIFLCAAHKTPKECPAIDYTRHTLDGAACLLNSNKYFPSRVSIKESSVAKLGSVCRRIYRIFSHAYFHHRQIFDEYENETFLCHRFTKFVMKYNLMSKDNLIVPILEEEVQNSVSGESEA